In one Bufo gargarizans isolate SCDJY-AF-19 chromosome 11, ASM1485885v1, whole genome shotgun sequence genomic region, the following are encoded:
- the LOC122921339 gene encoding olfactory receptor 2C3-like, whose product MQDANKTTVTEFVLLGFSNFKTFENILFYAAVLAYVVCIFGNTAIIILVRLNTSLRTPMYYFITTFAVLEIMFVSVTIPELLALLMEATKTISLPGCFIQMYALNALGETECFLLALMVLDRYLAINKPLHYSTLMTQKFCSVLAIFPWLAGFTISSIPTICTILLDYCGPNKINQFFCDLAPLQNLACSNPFFSNLATQLAAILSVVFPFITIGALYAHIISTVLKIDSSEGKQKAFSTCSSHLIVACLFYGTVIAVYIRPKGSQYDKFLALMYTVVTPPLNPFIYTLRNREVRNSLRKLTRQLLKELSLLVP is encoded by the coding sequence ATGCAAGATGCTAATAAAACCACAGTAACGGAATTTGTTCTGTTGGGCTTCTCTAACTTTAAGACATTTGAGAACATCCTTTTCTACGCTGCAGTCCTGGCATACGTTGTATGTATATTTGGTAACACTGCTATCATTATATTGGTGAGACTCAATACTTCTCTTCGCACTCCTATGTACTATTTTATTACTACATTTGCTGTTCTAGAGATAATGTTTGTCTCAGTAACAATTCCAGAACTCTTAGCCCTCCTTATGGAAGCTACCAAGACCATATCCTTACCTGGTTGCTTCATCCAGATGTATGCCTTAAATGCTTTGGGTGAGACGGAGTGCTTTCTACTTGCCCTGATGGTTTTAGATCGATACTTGGCTATCAACAAACCCTTACATTACTCCACTCTAATGACCCAGAAGTTTTGTTCTGTATTAGCTATATTTCCCTGGCTGGCCGGATTCACCATTTCTTCAATACCTACAATTTGTACAATTCTTTTGGACTACTGTGGTCCCAATAAGATCAATCAGTTCTTCTGTGACTTGGCTCCTTTGCAAAATTTGGCCTGTTCTAACCCATTTTTCAGTAACTTGGCCACCCAGTTAGCTGCAATtctttccgttgtgtttccatttatcACAATCGGAGCTTTATACGCTCACATTATAAGTACAGTATTAAAAATTGACAGCTCAGAAGGCAAACAGAAGGCGTTTTCGACATGTTCCTCCCACCTTATAGTGGCTTGTCTGTTTTATGGCACAGTCATTGCTGTATACATCAGGCCAAAAGGCAGCCAGTATGATAAATTCCTCGCACTTATGTACACCGTTGTTACGCCACCATTGAACCCATTTATTTATACTTTAAGAAACAGGGAGGTGAGAAATTCTTTAAGAAAATTAACCAGGCAACTTTTAAAAGAACTTTCACTTTTAGTTCcataa
- the LOC122921340 gene encoding olfactory receptor 10C1-like — protein sequence MQHINRTTVNDFFLLGFSYYYYSFQHLLFGIVIMAYIICVFGNVTIILLVRTEPSLQTPMYFFITIFTVLEILFASVTIPKLLAILIQTKKTISFFGCFVQMYAFNALGETECFLLALMVFDRYLAINNPLRYSAIMNSPVCHRLAVLPWFLGFIISFFPSIFTFLLDFCGPNEVDHFFCDLAPLQNLACSDPFISNMMTTMAAILATVLPFFTIMGFYIHIIYSVLKIKSIKGKAKAFSTCSSHLIVASLFYGSAIIVYVKPKGSQYDKFLALMYTVIIPVLNPFIYTFRNREVKNTLRKTIRQFIKILS from the coding sequence ATGCAGCACATCAACCGAACAACTGTGaacgatttttttcttttaggcttttcctactactactactcattTCAGCATTTACTCTTTGGCATTGTTATTATGGCCTATATCATTTGTGTTTTTGGAAACGTTACTATTATTCTGCTAGTTAGAACCGAGCCTTCTCTTCAGACTCCAATGTACTTCTTCATCACTATTTTTACTGTCTTAGAGATACTGTTTGCCTCTGTTACCATTCCAAAACTGTTAGCTATCCTCATTCAGACTAAGAAGACCATCTCTTTTTTTGGTTGCTTTGTCCAGATGTATGCCTTCAATGCTCTTGGGGAGACAGAGTGTTTCCTTCTAGCTTTAATGGTCTTTGACCGATATCTAGCCATTAATAATCCATTACGGTACTCAGCCATAATGAATAGTCCAGTTTGTCATAGATTGGCTGTCCTGCCGTGGTTTCTTGGTTTTATTATCTCCTTTTTTCCAAGTATCTTTACTTTTCTGTTGGACTTCTGTGGACCAAATGAGGTTGACCATTTCTTCTGTGACCTGGCACCATTGCAGAATTTAGCTTGTTCAGACCCATTTATTAGTAACATGATGACTACTATGGCAGCTATTTTAGCTACAGTCTTGCCCTTTTTTACCATCATGGGGTTTTATATTCATATCATATATTCTGTGTTGAAAATCAAAAGCATTAAGGGTAAAGCAAAAGCCTTTTCAACTTGCTCGTCCCATCTCATTGTAGCTTCTTTGTTTTATGGTTCGGCTATTATTGTGTACGTCAAGCCTAAAGGCAGTCAGTATGACAAGTTCCTTGCCCTCATGTACACTGTTATAATTCCAGTCCTGAACCCATTTATTTatactttcagaaatagagagGTGAAGAATACCTTAAGAAAAACTATTAGACAATTTATCAAGATTCTCAGTTGA